From the genome of Cyanobacteriota bacterium:
TGCTGTTAACCTTGCGCTCTGCTAAACAATTAGAGAAATTCCAGAGGATATATGGCACAAATCTTAATGGATTAATATTCCTAGGCGACAATAAGGGTTGATTTGGCTAGCCAAGGTGACCCCGTGGCTACCGATCAGAGGTGCGATAATGATGACATCAGACATGCCAGTGGGCCTGCCGTCGTTACGGCAAGTGAACTTAGACCAATATCGATTGTTTGTGGAACATGCTCGTGAGGTGTTCTTTCAAACCGATATGGAAGGTGTGCTGGTGTTTTTGAACCCAGCGTGGGAGCAAATCACTGGGTTTTCAGTGGCCAAGAGCATTGGCACTAGTCTGTTTGCCTATGTGTATCCCGACGATCGCCAGCGCTGTAAGAACCTGTTTAATGCCATGATCAATGGACGACTAAGTCCCAGTCAGCGTTGTGAATTGCGTTGCCTCACCGTTGATCAACAGTCCTGTTGGCTGCAAGCTGACCTTC
Proteins encoded in this window:
- a CDS encoding PAS domain-containing protein, with translation MMTSDMPVGLPSLRQVNLDQYRLFVEHAREVFFQTDMEGVLVFLNPAWEQITGFSVAKSIGTSLFAYVYPDDRQRCKNLFNAMINGRLSPSQRCELRCLTVDQQSCWLQADL